Below is a genomic region from Pseudazoarcus pumilus.
GCGGCTGGACAGGTCACGTTGCAGGAAGGTGCGCTGGCCGGTTGCGGTGTCGATCTGCCCGACGTCGATGACCGACTGGTCGATCATCATCGAAACCAGCCCCCCGGCGTTGACCGACGGCGACACCGCGAGCATCACGCCGGTGTCCTTGTACTGCACCGACGAGGTGCGCAGGTTGCCGTCCTCGCTGATGGTCTCGGCCGAGCGGATGGGCTGCTGGTCACCGACCTGGATCACCGCCGTGTGGTTGTCCTGCACCATGATGCTGGGCGTGGAGATGACGTTGAGCAGGTTCTTGTCGGCCAGCGCGCTGAGCACCGCGCGGATCGAACCGGCCCCGTTGATGAGGCTGTAAGAGAAGCCCGGATTGGTCGGACCGATGGTGTTGCCCTCGCCCGAGGTGAGCTGCCCCAGCCCGGTGCGCCCGTCGCCGAAGTTGTTCTGGAAGAACCACTGCAGGCCGTAGCGCAACTCGTCGTTGAGCGTGACTTCGAGAATGCTCGCCTCGATCAGCACCTGGGTCGGGGCGATGTCGAGTTCGCGCAGCGCCGCCTCGATGATGCGGTAGTCCTTGCGCGGGGCGTAGATCAGCAGGGCATTGTTGAACTCGTCGGCGACGATGCGCACGGTGTCGCCGATATTGACCTGAGTCGTGCCGCCGCCCTCGAGGTTGCTGCCGTCACGCCCGCTGCGCACATTGCCGCCCGAGGCGCGTGCCCCGAACGAGTTCGTGCCGGAGGAACCAATGCCCTGACGACTCGACGACGCGCCGAGACCGGTGCGGTTGCCCATGGTCGAGCCTGACGACAACCCGGGAGCGACCCCCGAATCGGTGGCACGCTGGCGACCGTCATCGCCGGACGGAGCCGAGCCACCGAACACGCCACTGAGCAGGCTCGCCAGATGCCGCGACGAGCCATTCTGCACCGGATAGACGAACAGTTGCGGCTCCGTGCCGCTGTCGATGGGACGATCCAGACGCTCGATCCACACGCGCGCCTGCTCCAGGTAGTGCTTGCGCGCGGTGATCACCAGCAGCGCATTGAGGCGCTCGACCGGCAGCACCTTAGCGAGCCCCGAGAATGGCCCGGTCAATTCGATCGGCTGGCCACCGCCCTGCCCTCCGCCTTCGCCACGCGCTGCGCTGCGCGCTTCTCCGGTGACACCCGCGCCGGCCGATCCCGCCCCGGCGCCGGCGTTGAACAGCGAACGCAGCGCAATCTCGACCTCGTGCACCGGAGCGTATTCGAGCGGAAACAACCCGACCGACATGCCTTTGAGGAAATCGACGTCGAAGGTACGCACAAGCTCCAGCCAGCCCTCGATCTGGGTGCGGGTGCCGGCGAGCATCAGCAGGTTGCGCACGGTATCGACACGGAAGAGGTTCTGCTCGGTAGTGACCGGACGCAGGATCTCGGCCATCTCGCCGGCGCCGATGTACTGCAGCGGCACGATCACCGCGCTGTACCCCACCGGCAGGCTCGACGAAACCGAGGGCACCGGCACGGTGGTCTGCACGGCCTCGGGGGGGCCGACCTGGTAGCGGCCGTTGGCATCGGGCACCATGACGATGCCGCGCGCGACGAGCAGCGATTCGAGCACGCCGAGCAGCTCGTCCCGTGGCACCGGCTTGTGCGTGTGCAGCGTGACCTGGCCTTCGAGCGGGGCGACGATGCTGTAGTCGGCCTCGAGCAGGTCGCCCAGCACGGCATGCACGACATCGGCGACGGGCGCGCCCTCGAAGCGCAGGCTCACCGCATCGCCGACGACCTGGACCCGGGCGCGCGCCTCCGGCGCCCGGAACAGTTGGTCGTTGCCGGGAAACAGTGCCGGCTCGGCGCGTTCGGGCAGGATCTCTCCGCCTTCGGGCTCCCCGGCGGTCAGCGTCCGCGCAGTTCGCGAGGCAGGGATCTGGTCCACGCTGGACGCCATTTCGGCAATGCTGCGCTCCTCCTCGGCCGTGGTCGCGCAGCCGGCGAGCAATACGGCCGCCAGTAATACTGCGGGAATCCTTGTACTCATCGAGATCGATCCGGTCATTGTCAGCGATCGCTCCTGTCCTGGTTGCGCGCAGACCGGGAGGGCCCACGACGTTCTACGTTTTCGCCCGCCGGGCGGGATATGCGCTCGCGCAGCCGCTCGCCGCGCCGGGCTGCGGGCGCCGACCCCCGGGCGGCGGGTTCAGCCGCCGCGCCCCCCGCCGCGCCCGAGAGCAGCGACGGACGACTCATTTCCACCCTGCGCGAACGTCCGTCCGGTCCGGAAAATACCGCCACCCCGGGTTCGATCGCGTCCAGTCGCCAACCTTCGATACTCTGCCCGACCTCGATGCGCCGGGATACGCCTTCATGCTCGACGATCGCGATCGCAGAAGCCCCTTCGCCGACCAGCCCGGTCAGGCGCATGCCGTCGAGATTATCGACGATTTCGGGTGTCTCGGCGGACTGCTCGGTCGCCGGCTCGTCTTCGGCCATGGGACGACGATCGGCTGCGAACAGCGGCCGCGCGACGATGCGCTCGACCGAGTACCCGGCAGCGGGCGCACGCGCATCGGGGAAGGCCAGCATGGCCTCGTCCGGCGCAACGGCGGACGGCGGCGACCAGGATGTCGACCCCGCCAGCCACAGGCCGGCGATGCCGAGCAGCAGGGCGAGATTGATCGCCACGAGCGCAGACGAGGCGGTTCGACTCATTGCACCAGCCTCGCCACCGCGAGCGACAGCTCGACGCGGATATTGCGCGATGCCGTGACGCCTCGCCCGCGCAGCGGGGTGACACTGAGCGCGACGACGCGCGCCGCCGGGCGCAGCTCGCCAAGCTGCGCGGCCAGGGCCGCGAGATGCTCGATCGAACCTTCCATGACCGCGGACACGGCGACGGCCTCGAAGCCGTCGAGCTCCCGCGCCGGCTGGATCTGGCTGCCGACGACGCTGAAGCCGGACTCGGCGGCCTGCGCACGCAGGCGCTGCTGCAGTTCCGCGCCGGCCCGGTCGGCAGGCGTTGCCGCACTGTAGGCCAGCGCGCGAAGCCGCTCGGTGAGGGCCTGGTCGGCCTCGGCGATGCGCGCCTCCGCGTCGCGCAGCCCGAGCAGCCGGGCGTATCGCGGCTCGATGCTGTCCAGGGTTTCGGCGGCCCACTGTGCGCGCGGCAGCAGCGCGCCGGCCACGATCAGAAGGCCAACGAGCAGCGCCACGGCGCTGACGCCAAGGCTGAACGCGGCGGCAGGCAGCGCGGCACGCGTCATTGGTCGCCCTCCGGCCTGAAACGGAATTCGATGCGGAAGGTTTCCAGCCCGCTGACGCGATCGCGCGAAATGCCCGACGGGCGGAAGTCGGCGAAGCCGGGATGCTCACCCAGCCGCTCCATCAGCCCGGCCGCATTCTGCGCCAGACCGGACGCGGTGACGACCTCGTCGCGCACCTCCAGCCCGGTAAGGTAAGCGCTGTCGGGCAGCAGAGCGGTGAGGCGGTCGAGCAGCGGCAGCAGCGGCACCTCGGCATCGAGCCAGTTACGCACCGCCTCGACCCGGCGACCACGATCGACGAGCCGGTCACGCGTGTCGACCACGCTGCGCGTCTCGATGCGCAAGGCGTCGAAACGCGCCTGGGCATCGAAGACCTGGCTGCGCGCCTGCCACACCGGCACCACGGCGAGTACGACCGCGAGCATCAGCGCGAGCCCGCACAGGGCCAGGACGCGGAACAGCCTGCCACGCTGCGCCGCTTCGCGTCGGCGCTCACCGAAACCGCGCAGCACCACCGGGCGATCACCGTCGAACGCCCACAGTTCGGCCTGACCGCCGCGCGGTCCGTCGCCGGCCGCACCCAGCAGCCGCTCGATCTGGTCCTGGGAGGTGATCGCCAGGGTCACGTCGAGGCGGCCGTCGGTCGTCGCATCGACGCGCCAGCCGGTCACGCAGCGCTCTGCCGGGAACGGCGCCGCGGTAGCGACATCCAGACGCACGGCGGCCTCGATCTCCTCGGGCGGGAGCGCCGGCAGGCGCAGGTGGCGGAACAGCACCGCGTCGGCCGGCACCTCGATGGCGAAGTGGGTTCCGGTCGGGGCTGCCGTCGGCAGGACTCTTGCGGCATCGCCGCTCCAGCGCAGCCACCGGCCGTCGGCGTGATGCACGTCCACGGGCAACTGCGGGAGGATGCGCCGCACCGGTCGCCAGCGGGCGACCTCCGCCCAGCCCTGGCGCCACAGCGCACCGATGCGCCGCAGGTCGAAGCCGAAGAGCATCCACGAACTGGACACGCTCATAATGCGGCCCGCACCCCTGCCGCGCCGCGCGCGGGCATGCGGTCGAAGACGTTCCACGGAGATCCGCGGCGATCCGCAGACAGCGACAGCCAGGCGGTGCGCACACGCGCCGTTCCATCCGGCGACGGCACGAAGGCGTCCACGCGATAGGTGCCCGTCTGCGCGGACGCCAGATGCTGCGGATTCAGACGGGTCAAATCCATCACGGGGTCTTCCGCGTCCCTTCTGGAAGCAATGTCGGCGGCGACACCAGCATCGCCGGCTGCGAGGACCATCAACACCTGAGGCGACGCTGCGAGCGGCGAGACGCCGGGTGCGCCGGAGGCGGTGGTCACGAGATCGCGCATTCTATCAAACAAGTCGAAATCCACTTCGGGCACTTGCAACACGTCCTCGATGACCTCGAAGCGGGTGCGGCGCCCCCCGTCGAGCCTGTCCTCGTCGGTCAGCGTCTGCCCGTCGCGCGAGCGCCAGGCAGCGATGCCGGCCGCGACCCGTTCGGCGGCCGCGCCGTCGAGACCACCGCCGAACTCGACGAGATTGCGCAGCAGGGTCTCGTGGGCGGCGTTGAGATCGACGAAGCCGCTCGCCGGGGCGATGCGCACCGTGACCTCGACGCCGTCGACCACCACCGGCTCGACGACCACGCGATCGGGGCGCTCGGCCAGGGCGCGCATGCGGCCGGCGACGACGTGGATCGCCGCGTCGCCCAGCGCCTCGGCGCGCGTGTCGGACTGGAAACCATGGAGCACGCCGACTTCGGCGCGGGTACCTGAAGCCAGCGCCGCGGCGATCAATGCCAGCGCCGCGACCATCCACAGCACGGCGACGAGCGCGAGACCACGTGACGAAGCCAGTCGGGCCTGACGAAACGCTGCGACTTTGGGCTTCATCTCGCGCTCCCGCCGACAACGACTTGCGTGCGCCCGCGACCGCCAGTCGGGCGCGGGCGCACGACGAGTTCCGGCCAGAGCGACTGGCGCGTGTCGATGGCCAGGCGCAGCGCGCGCGGAACCTCGTCCTCGCCCAGCCATTGAGCAAACCATTGCGCCTCGTCTTCGCCAGCATAGGCGATGTCGAAAGCGCGCAGGTCCTCGGCCAGCACCCGGGAGGACGCGCTGTTCCAGTCCGGCATGCGCTCTCCGCCGACATAGGGCAGATACTGCAGTGCGAGTGCCGGCCCGGCGGCGTCCTGCATCACGAACAGCCGGAAATGGTGGAGCCCGCCCGCGCCATGCCGCGCCGGCATCACGCCGACCCACCGGAGTTCGGAGGCCGTGCCCTCGAACATCGGGCGCATCGGCCCGTCATCGACGCGCATCTGCGCGCGCGTCGACACGCGGCCGATGGCGCCGCGCAGGAACTCGCTCACCAGGCGCGCCTCGTCGCTGCGCTCGAAGCGGGTCTCCATGCTCGACGCGGTGCGCCCGAAGGTGGACAGCGCCGAGACCAGACCGAGCATGACGAGCGCGAGCAGGGTCAGCGCGATGAGCACCTCGATCAGCGTGAAACCGCGATCACGGCGACGGACGCTCATCGCCCCTCCAGTTCGTCGGGCTCGCGCTCCGGGCGCAGGGTGGCGACGCGGAAGACCGGGGCGGCGCGCGCATCGGCGTCCCAGACCTCGACCTCGACGTGGTACAGCGGCCACATGTCGTCGCCGGCCGCGGACAGATCGCGCGTCGCGCTGATGCGCCAGTAGCCGCCGGACTCGCTGCGGCCGTCCCGCACGAATCCGCCCTCGGGCACGGTGTCGTGGAGTTCCAGCAGTGAGCGCGCGAGCAGCACCGCCGCACTGCGCCGTTCGACCTCCTGCATGCCGCGCACGCTGCCACCGGCGCTCTGGTAGAGCGCTCCGAGCGACAGGGCGAGGATGGCGAAGGCGACGACCACCTCGATCAGCGAGAAGCCACGCTGGCCGCGCGCCGCGCTCACGACAGCGGCTCCTGCGTGACGCGGCCGAGCAGCCAGTCGACGCGCAGGCGCACGCCGTCGCCGGATTCGCGACGCAGCACGACGCTGCCACCGGTGGCGCCGCCGTCCGGATAGAAGCGGATGCTGCCGCGGCTGCCGGCAAGTTCGCGATCCGCCACGACCAGTCCCAGCTGCAGCGAGGACGGCAGATCGCCGGCGGCGACGCCGCCGATCCAGTAGCGGCGTGCCTCGGTGTCCAGCGTGAAGGGGACCGGTTCGCCACGACGACCGGCCTCTACGCGGGCGGTCTTGAGCCCGGCGAGCACGTCGCGCACCGCCGAGCGGTACTGCATGCCGTCATACAGCCGCATCATGCTGACCGGCACCACCGCGAGCGCGATCGCGGCGACGGTCAGCGCGACGACGAGTTCGATCAGCGTGAAGCCGCGACTGTTCACCCGGGCCTCCAGGATGAGCGGGCCGCGCGCGGCGGCCCGGTGGACGAGGCGCAGGGGCGCCCCGAAACGGATTACTGCCAGTTGCCCAGATCGGCCGCCTCGCCGCTGCCGCCGGGGGCGTTGTCCGAGCCGTAGCTGAAGATGTCGACCTCGCCGTTGCGGCCCGGCGATTCGTAGCGGTACTGGTTGCCCCACGGGTCGTCGGGCAGGCCACGGCGCAGATAGGGGCCGTTCCAGCCATTGACGCCGGGGTTGGTGACCAGCGCGTCCAGGCCCTCGGCACTGGTCGGGAAGCGGCCGACGTCGAGCTTGAACAGCTCGACGGCCTGTTCCAGATCCTTGATCTGCACGACGGCGGTCTTGCTCTTGGCGCCGTCGAGCTGGCTCAGCACGCGCGGCCCGACGAGACCTGCAAGCAGGCCGAGGATGGCGAGTACGACGAGCAGCTCGACGAGCGTGAAGCCGATGCTGCGGCGACGATTCGGACGATGGTTCATGGTGCCTCTTTCACGTAAGACTGCGCACTGCGGGCAGTGCGGCTAAACGGTCATTATAGGGATGGCGACGACTGCTGCATGGCATGATGCCGTGGCGGAT
It encodes:
- the gspD gene encoding type II secretion system secretin GspD — protein: MSTRIPAVLLAAVLLAGCATTAEEERSIAEMASSVDQIPASRTARTLTAGEPEGGEILPERAEPALFPGNDQLFRAPEARARVQVVGDAVSLRFEGAPVADVVHAVLGDLLEADYSIVAPLEGQVTLHTHKPVPRDELLGVLESLLVARGIVMVPDANGRYQVGPPEAVQTTVPVPSVSSSLPVGYSAVIVPLQYIGAGEMAEILRPVTTEQNLFRVDTVRNLLMLAGTRTQIEGWLELVRTFDVDFLKGMSVGLFPLEYAPVHEVEIALRSLFNAGAGAGSAGAGVTGEARSAARGEGGGQGGGQPIELTGPFSGLAKVLPVERLNALLVITARKHYLEQARVWIERLDRPIDSGTEPQLFVYPVQNGSSRHLASLLSGVFGGSAPSGDDGRQRATDSGVAPGLSSGSTMGNRTGLGASSSRQGIGSSGTNSFGARASGGNVRSGRDGSNLEGGGTTQVNIGDTVRIVADEFNNALLIYAPRKDYRIIEAALRELDIAPTQVLIEASILEVTLNDELRYGLQWFFQNNFGDGRTGLGQLTSGEGNTIGPTNPGFSYSLINGAGSIRAVLSALADKNLLNVISTPSIMVQDNHTAVIQVGDQQPIRSAETISEDGNLRTSSVQYKDTGVMLAVSPSVNAGGLVSMMIDQSVIDVGQIDTATGQRTFLQRDLSSRVAVRSGETLVLGGLIRDNSSRARQGIPLLHDLPLVGNLFGTTTVSTQRTELLVMITPRVVRTEADLREVNAELRGRMRSIADLVERSREAGRDAGSQ
- the gspM gene encoding type II secretion system protein GspM yields the protein MTRAALPAAAFSLGVSAVALLVGLLIVAGALLPRAQWAAETLDSIEPRYARLLGLRDAEARIAEADQALTERLRALAYSAATPADRAGAELQQRLRAQAAESGFSVVGSQIQPARELDGFEAVAVSAVMEGSIEHLAALAAQLGELRPAARVVALSVTPLRGRGVTASRNIRVELSLAVARLVQ
- a CDS encoding PilN domain-containing protein, with amino-acid sequence MSVSSSWMLFGFDLRRIGALWRQGWAEVARWRPVRRILPQLPVDVHHADGRWLRWSGDAARVLPTAAPTGTHFAIEVPADAVLFRHLRLPALPPEEIEAAVRLDVATAAPFPAERCVTGWRVDATTDGRLDVTLAITSQDQIERLLGAAGDGPRGGQAELWAFDGDRPVVLRGFGERRREAAQRGRLFRVLALCGLALMLAVVLAVVPVWQARSQVFDAQARFDALRIETRSVVDTRDRLVDRGRRVEAVRNWLDAEVPLLPLLDRLTALLPDSAYLTGLEVRDEVVTASGLAQNAAGLMERLGEHPGFADFRPSGISRDRVSGLETFRIEFRFRPEGDQ
- a CDS encoding type II secretion system protein GspK, producing MKPKVAAFRQARLASSRGLALVAVLWMVAALALIAAALASGTRAEVGVLHGFQSDTRAEALGDAAIHVVAGRMRALAERPDRVVVEPVVVDGVEVTVRIAPASGFVDLNAAHETLLRNLVEFGGGLDGAAAERVAAGIAAWRSRDGQTLTDEDRLDGGRRTRFEVIEDVLQVPEVDFDLFDRMRDLVTTASGAPGVSPLAASPQVLMVLAAGDAGVAADIASRRDAEDPVMDLTRLNPQHLASAQTGTYRVDAFVPSPDGTARVRTAWLSLSADRRGSPWNVFDRMPARGAAGVRAAL
- a CDS encoding prepilin-type N-terminal cleavage/methylation domain-containing protein, with protein sequence MSVRRRDRGFTLIEVLIALTLLALVMLGLVSALSTFGRTASSMETRFERSDEARLVSEFLRGAIGRVSTRAQMRVDDGPMRPMFEGTASELRWVGVMPARHGAGGLHHFRLFVMQDAAGPALALQYLPYVGGERMPDWNSASSRVLAEDLRAFDIAYAGEDEAQWFAQWLGEDEVPRALRLAIDTRQSLWPELVVRPRPTGGRGRTQVVVGGSAR
- a CDS encoding type IV pilus modification PilV family protein — translated: MSAARGQRGFSLIEVVVAFAILALSLGALYQSAGGSVRGMQEVERRSAAVLLARSLLELHDTVPEGGFVRDGRSESGGYWRISATRDLSAAGDDMWPLYHVEVEVWDADARAAPVFRVATLRPEREPDELEGR
- a CDS encoding GspH/FimT family pseudopilin, translating into MNSRGFTLIELVVALTVAAIALAVVPVSMMRLYDGMQYRSAVRDVLAGLKTARVEAGRRGEPVPFTLDTEARRYWIGGVAAGDLPSSLQLGLVVADRELAGSRGSIRFYPDGGATGGSVVLRRESGDGVRLRVDWLLGRVTQEPLS
- the gspG gene encoding type II secretion system major pseudopilin GspG, with product MNHRPNRRRSIGFTLVELLVVLAILGLLAGLVGPRVLSQLDGAKSKTAVVQIKDLEQAVELFKLDVGRFPTSAEGLDALVTNPGVNGWNGPYLRRGLPDDPWGNQYRYESPGRNGEVDIFSYGSDNAPGGSGEAADLGNWQ